CGTACCTCCACATATTATCCCGATATTCCACTTTTCTTGGTGCTTATTCCCTTTATAAGCGGCTTCAACTACTATTTGACATATTCCAATGTACAATTCAATTGGTGGTTCATATTTACCTATACACTGGACACCCTCACTGGATACGTAGCTTGGTTAGGAGCAAGAAAGGTTATATTATGGTTGGACAATAAGATGCCCTATGCCGATGGATTCATCAAACGTGTCACGGTTCAATTTCTGCTCACCACCTTTGTTGGCCTCTTTATTATTAGTTTTTTGACCGAGTTGTCCAGTCTAATAGTAAAAGGTAAATGGGCCCACCCAAGTTTTTATTCCCATGACCTATTTATCATATCCATTTGGTTCTTCGTAATCAATGCTATCTACATTATGATTCATTATTATTACAAATGGCAGGGAACAGAAGAAAAGGTCAAGTCAGAAAAAGAGAAACTGAATAAGGGAATTTTAGTGAGAGAGGGAAAGATGGAGGTTCGTTTACCCTTCTCCAATATTTTGGGTTTCTCCGTTGAAAAGGATTATGTAGCTGTTTTTACCAACACCGGAAAACAATACTTTTTGGATTCCACCTTGGAAAAAATTTCGAGTACACTACCCGAAAAACTGTTTTTTCGCCTAAATCGACAATATGTCGTGAACCGAAATACCATTACCGGGTTTCAAAGACGCGAAAATGGGAAGCTTAGTGTTGCTTTAACCCTCAACCCCTCCATACCCCTAGAAATTATGGTGAGTCGTACTAAGGCCCCGACATTTAAGCGGTGGTTTCGGAATCTTGATTGACAGTCCATCCTTTTTTTTGCCACATTTCACCGGAAAACCCATCATTTTCTTTGATTTCCAAAGGGTTTCAATTTTAGCTTTGGGAATCAAATCAATCAAAAAAATGAAAGCAATTATTCTATCGTTGACCAGCTTTTTTCTGGTCATAGGTACAAAAGCACAAAGTGTTTCTACGGACAACC
The nucleotide sequence above comes from Flagellimonas sp. HMM57. Encoded proteins:
- a CDS encoding LytTR family DNA-binding domain-containing protein codes for the protein MVKKRTSTYYPDIPLFLVLIPFISGFNYYLTYSNVQFNWWFIFTYTLDTLTGYVAWLGARKVILWLDNKMPYADGFIKRVTVQFLLTTFVGLFIISFLTELSSLIVKGKWAHPSFYSHDLFIISIWFFVINAIYIMIHYYYKWQGTEEKVKSEKEKLNKGILVREGKMEVRLPFSNILGFSVEKDYVAVFTNTGKQYFLDSTLEKISSTLPEKLFFRLNRQYVVNRNTITGFQRRENGKLSVALTLNPSIPLEIMVSRTKAPTFKRWFRNLD